AACTGGAAGAAATCCCCGGATTTGCAGATATAACCGCTTCGGGCGAAGATGATAACCAAGGAATCGAACGGCTGAATAACCAACCAGTTGCTTACTTAACAGCAAACCTCAACGAAAACCTAGCATTAGGAAAAGCCACAGATGAGGTAGTAGCGAGATCCAAACCAATTTTACCTGCTAATGTCATTTTAGACCTCAAAGGCGACTCGGGTCTCAGCAATCATGTCCTGAAAAACTTTACAGGTACAATAACTTTAGCAGTAATTTGTATGCTTGGTTTACTGCTATTACTCTTCGGCAGATTACTAGAACCAATTGTCGTTGCTTTATCACTTCCCCTCTCAATTGTTGGTGCAATGTTAGCACTTTTGCTAACTCAAAGCGACTTTGGCATGATTTCTTTAATTGGCTTAATTTTTCTCATCGGTTTACTTGACAAAAACGCACTTTTACTGATGGATTATGCCAATCAATTAAGACAACAAGGCTTAAATCGTACCGAAGCAATTCTCAAAACTGGAACCGTACGTTTGCGACCAATTTTAATGACTACCGCCTCAACAATTTTAGGAATGCTTCCCCTAGCAGTAGGCATAGGTGCAGGAGCAGAATTACGTCAGCCAATGGCGGTAGCAATTATTGGTGGTTTAGTTACTTCTACCTTACTGAGTTTAATTGTTGTTCCAGTCCTGTATACTTTGCTTGAAGACTTAGGGAAATTTAGAACCACAGATAAAAATCACCTTGGCTAAATTTCAACCCATGTTGCGCGCGTCAATATGAAGTACAAAGATTACCAAAAGTTAGATAGGATTAATGACGTAAATTTTGAAGTTTACATCATCTCTCAAAACAAGGAAGCATCGCGGTAGGATTTGTTTGTTTCCTGAAAGTTCCGTTGACGTAAAAGCTTTGCTGATAGTGTCTGATAATTTTTTTCTTCCTCTATGCTGTCTAAGTCCCGATAAAAAAACTTTTTCTCCTCAAAAGCTGGCATTAACTCTGTTAACCAGGTTGACTTATGGTCATATTTAGCAAAAAAGGGTCGCTTACACCAATCACTATTACGAGCCTGCAAAAACGAAAGCACAAATACCTTTTGATTATAAATCTCAGCTATACCGTCAATAACTACTTTTCCAGGCAAAGCCGACATCACCGGTCCTCGAACAGTTCTGCTAAGTCCAGACACTTTCTGAAGAGCCCCCTGAAATATTTCCCAAGCCAGAACTAGTGGAATCTCAAAATATGTTTTCGCTCCTGTTTGTCGCTCCACAAACATATAGTAGGGAATACAGCCTAGGCGAACTTGTGTTTTCCACATTCTGATCCAAACTTCTTTCGCATCATTAATATGACGTACTAAAGGACTTTGAGTTCGGATTTGCGCCCCTGTACCACGAATACGCCGTATAGCCTCTTGTGCGATCGGAGTTTCGAGTTCCCGCCAGTGGCTATAATGACCCATAACAGCCAAATGTTTTCCCGCCTTGACTACCTTCTCAAATAGAAGCAGAACTTCATCGGCATCCGGGTCTGTAACAAATCGATAAGGCCAGTAACCTAGCGATTTAGTGCCAATACGAATCGTCTGAATATGCTCAAATCCCGGACCGAGTAATGGCTCAATATATAGAGCAAGCTGCCAAGCCTTCATCGTCATCGGATCGCCACCAGTAAGGAGAATATCTGCGATCTCTTGATGTTGCTGTATATATTCTTGGAAGCGACCTGACTCACGAGTAGCAAACTTCCAGTCATCCACACCAACAAACTGTGGCCAGCGAAAACAGAAAGTGCAGTAGGCATGACAGGTTTGAGCAGCCGTAGGGAAAATCAAAACAGTTTCCGCGTACTTATGTTGCAAGCCTGCTACAGGTTTTGAGTCAAGCATCGGGACATTATACTCTTTCTGTCCCGATGGGTGAGGATTGAGACGACGACGAATTTCGTTAGCAGTTTCTCGGATTGCTTCTTTCGGCGCACCCTGCTCAAGCAGTTTAACCATTTGGTTAAAGTCTTCAGGATACAGCATATCCTGATGTGGGAAGGTTAAGCGAAAAATAGGATCGTCAGGAACAGCGTCCCAATCAATCAGTTCCTCTACCACATAGTTATTAGTTCTGAAGGGAAGAACTTGAGCAACTGTTTTCATTGCCCTTATTTCGGTCTCTGAAAACATCGATTTAATTTGGGGTAAATGATCGATGTTTCTCTCGTTATAAAAGCAAATTTTTTTCGTAAGACTATGTTTATTCATAATTGGTTAGTTGTTTTCTCTGTCTTGCGTTCATTTTCGGGTCTTAAAGAAAGCGTGAAAGTCAGGAGTTATCATCCGCTATACACAACTGCCATGCAAAATTGCAAAGATAGCGCTAAGGATTTTTGTGAATATTTAGACTCCAGGTTGTTCCCTCGTTTCCGAGACTTAGGAAATCAAGAATATGGTTTAGTTGGGAGCAAGTCTAACCGTAAAGAATTAGACAAGTTGGTAAGATCTAAAGTTTGCTCCAGGTAATTTCCCTGAAGCCAAGTTTGAACGCGATCGCGATAATAGGGACTCAAAGGATGACCTGCTTGACCTGGACTCAAAATTGCCCAGCTACGATCGGGGGTAGACAAGTCAGCAACAAATCGCCAAGTAGCAGCAATGATGACGGGGAAGTCCGGTTTAGTTCGATCGCTTGATTGTTTGTTGATGCTAGAAGAGCCACCACCGATAGCGAAGGAACTAGTATTGAACAAAAGATCTAAAGGTTTCACAACCCCTAAAGGATGAGTAAAAGTAACAGTATGCAACTCTCCCCATTTCCAATCAGCGATCGCTGAACCGAGTCGCTTTTGCAGATGTTCTAACGTAGTATCAAAACTACGCTCAGCCACTCCAGTCAGACCATCAGCAGGAAATATGGAGGCAACTTGTCCGCGACTGGCTTGAAGAATAAGGCGATCTGTAATCCCCTCAGCAGTAAGAAACATTCTCTCCCACAGGTTCGTACCAATAACCGGAACTAATAGCTCCTTCTGAAACTCCCGATACCAGGTTTGCCAAATTGCAGTAGCTGCACTGTCAGCGCGAGCCACAAAGTCCCAATTGGACAGAATCTCGATCGCCTGCTGCTGAACAGGCGTGGCTGCTGATTCCAAAGACGACAGCAAAATGGGGAGCAAATTCGCAGCCTGTAAGTCTGTAAAGTCATTTTGGAGAGCCTGCATATCTTCGACACGCCAATTTTCCGCAGTCTCTAGTTGCGAGACAATGCGCTGCTGTCGGTAGGGAGGAGCCCAGACAGAAGTAATGAAGTACGGATACCCATCATCTATAACCTTGTTATTTGCAGTAGCAATAAACCCAGCTTGGGGATTAACTACTTCTGGAAGCTCATCAAAGGGAATGAAACCCTCCCATTCGTACTCATCAGTCCATCCTGGCACGGGTAGCGTGCCATTTCCTTGACGACGAATGGGAATTTCACCATTCCCCCGGTAAGCGATCGTGCCGTCAACGCTAGCAAAAACAAAGTTCTGGGCGGGAGCTTGGAACAGGCGCAGGCTAGAGCGAAACTCTTGCCAATTGCGGGCATAGTTCCAGCCGAGTATGGCAGGAATCTCAGTGGTTGGCTTATGCCCAGTCCACTTTAGCGCTAGCATGACATCCAGTGGTTCCTTAACCTCTGTAGACAGGGGAGTAATAATCGGACCATGCCGCGTCACCAGGACTTCATGAAGGATAGGCTCTGACCTGCCTTTGACGTAGATCGGCTCTACCAAAACCTGCGCGGGTTCATAACTACCTTGATAGAGAAATTCCTTCGGGTTGTCGGGATTGGGTCTTTCAATGTACAAATCCTGAACATCTGGCTCGAGGTTGGTTAAGCCCCAAGCAATCTCCTGGTTGCGTCCCACAACAATCCCAGGCATACCTGCAAATGTGACTCCCATCACATTCAATTCTTCACCTGGCAAAACTAAATGGCTTTGATACCAAATCGCTGGAGTCTGGATGTAAAGATGAGGATCGTTCGCTAGCAAAGGTAAGCCAGTGGCAGTGTGCTCCCCAGCCAACACCCAATTATTGCTACCCAAATTGAGATTAGGTAGTGGAGCAGTAGCCAGCAGCTCTTCTAATGGAGGATGATATTGGCTGACATAGCGCATGATTGTCGGGGCATCTGCTGGATATTCTGCCAGTAGTTCTGAGGCTTGCTCAGCCCCAATGCGTTGAGTTACCTGGTAGCGCCAAACTTCATCTGACCAGTTGGTTCCTAAGTTGTACGCCATGAGCTTAGGAATGCAGATCGAGTCGATAATCGACCAAGGCTCTGGCTCATATCTCAACAGCGTGAATTCTGGGGGCAGTCGTAGTTCGCGCTTAGCTTGCTCGATCCAGGCATTTACCCCTTCAGTGTAAGCTTCCAAGATCTCCACAATATCCTGGGGATAAGCAGCTAATGATTCTTCTGATGCCCGCCGTAACATCAAGTCGCGGAAGAAGCGATCGGTTTCAATGGTTTCAGAACCAAAAATTTCGCTCAACTGACCTGATGCCGCTCTACGGCTGAGATCCATCTGAAAGAGGCGATCTGTGGCTGTGATGTATCCTTGAGCAAAATAGAGATCGTGGCGGTTGTCGGCAACGATGTGGGGAACTCCCGAAGTGTCACGGTAGACTGTCACCGGAGCTTGAATGCCAGCGACGGTTAGAGTTCCTGAAACTGGGGGCAGAGAGCGACGCAAGTACAAGTAACCGCACCCAATTATTCCCGCCGTTAGCACAAACACCATTAGCAGTCCGTAGATTAGCAGCCGTCTG
The sequence above is drawn from the Oscillatoria salina IIICB1 genome and encodes:
- a CDS encoding KamA family radical SAM protein, translating into MKTVAQVLPFRTNNYVVEELIDWDAVPDDPIFRLTFPHQDMLYPEDFNQMVKLLEQGAPKEAIRETANEIRRRLNPHPSGQKEYNVPMLDSKPVAGLQHKYAETVLIFPTAAQTCHAYCTFCFRWPQFVGVDDWKFATRESGRFQEYIQQHQEIADILLTGGDPMTMKAWQLALYIEPLLGPGFEHIQTIRIGTKSLGYWPYRFVTDPDADEVLLLFEKVVKAGKHLAVMGHYSHWRELETPIAQEAIRRIRGTGAQIRTQSPLVRHINDAKEVWIRMWKTQVRLGCIPYYMFVERQTGAKTYFEIPLVLAWEIFQGALQKVSGLSRTVRGPVMSALPGKVVIDGIAEIYNQKVFVLSFLQARNSDWCKRPFFAKYDHKSTWLTELMPAFEEKKFFYRDLDSIEEEKNYQTLSAKLLRQRNFQETNKSYRDASLF
- a CDS encoding penicillin acylase family protein yields the protein MFKLIKTSSWSRLLRRLLIYGLLMVFVLTAGIIGCGYLYLRRSLPPVSGTLTVAGIQAPVTVYRDTSGVPHIVADNRHDLYFAQGYITATDRLFQMDLSRRAASGQLSEIFGSETIETDRFFRDLMLRRASEESLAAYPQDIVEILEAYTEGVNAWIEQAKRELRLPPEFTLLRYEPEPWSIIDSICIPKLMAYNLGTNWSDEVWRYQVTQRIGAEQASELLAEYPADAPTIMRYVSQYHPPLEELLATAPLPNLNLGSNNWVLAGEHTATGLPLLANDPHLYIQTPAIWYQSHLVLPGEELNVMGVTFAGMPGIVVGRNQEIAWGLTNLEPDVQDLYIERPNPDNPKEFLYQGSYEPAQVLVEPIYVKGRSEPILHEVLVTRHGPIITPLSTEVKEPLDVMLALKWTGHKPTTEIPAILGWNYARNWQEFRSSLRLFQAPAQNFVFASVDGTIAYRGNGEIPIRRQGNGTLPVPGWTDEYEWEGFIPFDELPEVVNPQAGFIATANNKVIDDGYPYFITSVWAPPYRQQRIVSQLETAENWRVEDMQALQNDFTDLQAANLLPILLSSLESAATPVQQQAIEILSNWDFVARADSAATAIWQTWYREFQKELLVPVIGTNLWERMFLTAEGITDRLILQASRGQVASIFPADGLTGVAERSFDTTLEHLQKRLGSAIADWKWGELHTVTFTHPLGVVKPLDLLFNTSSFAIGGGSSSINKQSSDRTKPDFPVIIAATWRFVADLSTPDRSWAILSPGQAGHPLSPYYRDRVQTWLQGNYLEQTLDLTNLSNSLRLDLLPTKPYS